The nucleotide sequence TTAAATTTTTAATATAATTTAAAACTAAAAGTATGATTTAAAGCACAATTTTCTCTAAAGTGGTTTTTTATATTGATACATCTTATCCTAATAAATGTTAACCAATTATTCTTAATTTTTGCATTTGAATTTGAGCTGGATAGTATCAAAAAATTACATGATTTCGCCTACTTAATAATTATAAGTGACAGGAATCACCAAGGTAAAATTTTAATAAACTATATTTGAAATATCTTTTGAGGAGGATATGAAAAACATAATTTTACAATTTGTCTTATTTATTATTTCAGTATGTGTGATAAACGCGCAAACTGATAAAATAACAAAAATCAATTCAAATAAAATTGAAAACGCCGCTGAACGGACCCAAACTTCCGCAGGTAAAGTAAACGGATCAAATTCAACTCAAGCTACAAATACCGTACTATATGATTTTACAACCGGATCTGATAAATATTACGGCGGTGCTGCTGCCGCTGTTGAAGTTGAACCGGGTGTTTGGGCTATGATTGCCGGGGATGCAAATGGAGATGGTGGAATTTATGCCCAAGATTATTCAAATTATAAAACTAATCAAGGAAATGAAGGATATTATAATGCTGACTTTAATATGGATGGCGGTGTTTATGCTCAAGACTATACACTTTATAAAGCCAATCAAGGTAAAGAAACATTAGTTCCATAAAATTGATATTTTAATACAAAGGAAAATATATATGAAAAGATTATACTTGTTTTTTTAATAATTGGATTAAGTAATATTTTTGGTGCCGTTGATATAAGATTGACTCAAATTAGCAACACAGGAGGCACTCTCATATTTGATGTAAAGCTATGTCAAATGCAGGAGATGTTACAATCAATTCTTTCCAGGATGCTATTCAATTGAATGCAGCATTTTTAGCACAAAATCTGTAGCATCGTTTTCCAATCAATTATTTCCCTCTCCAAATTATAATACAACTCAGGATTTAAGATTATCAGACGGAAGATTAAGATTTGTATATACTTATGATTCTGGTTCTAAAGGCCAAATTAGTGGTTCTTCTTGGACAAAAGTTTTAAGAATTACTATTACTTATACTCAATCTGCATCATCTGGATCTATTGGTTGGTATTCAGGAATTCCTGATTATTATGTTACAAATACCAGCGATCAAGAAATAACTGGGAGTGAAGGTTCTACTTTATCAGATGTTCCTCTTCCCGTTGAACTTTCATCTTTCAACGTAAATGCTGTTGAAGGTACAAAAGCTCAATTAAATTGGGAAACAGCTACTGAAGTAAATAATTACGGTTTCGATATTGAACGATCTCTTAAAACCGAAACTGTTAAAGATATGCCGGAAACAGAATCAAAATGGGAAAAAGTAGGTTTTGTTAAAGGCAACGGAAACAGCAACTCCACAAAAGTTTATTCATTTACTGATAAAAACTTGGTAGGCGGCAGCAAATTCTTATACAGATTAAAACAAATTGATATTGACGGAAAATTTGAATATTCGGAAGAAGTTGAAATTGAAGTTTTGCCTACTAAATATGAATTAATGCAAAATTATCCAAATCCATTTAACCCAAATACAAATATTAAATTCTCTTTGCCTGAAGACGCGAAAGTAAGCATCAATGTTTACAATGTTTTGGGTGAAAAAGTAGCTTCTGTATTAAATGGAGAATTAAAAGCCGGATTCCATGAAGTAAATTTCGGTGCTGATTCTTTTGGTTATCAATTATCCAGCGGTGTTTACTTATACACAATCGAATCAAAGAATTTCACTCAAGTGAAAAAAATGATTCTTATGAAATAATAATTAGAGGACTATTAAAATGGAATTTACAAATATGTACTCGGAAAATTACTTAAAAGAAGATTTTGTTGCAGAAACTGATGAATACATAAATGTTTTAAAATTACAAAAAAAGAAAGATTTGTATTTAAAAATTGGGATGGCATCAGTTTATGTTTTACTTATAATAGTTTCCGTTATTGTAGTATAAAAAGAAAATCATTAAGACCTGCATTAGTGCAGGTTTTTTTTATTATTAAATAAGACAAGATGGATTATTAATTATTTTGAATATTTCGTATTCCAACTTTTCTACTTATAACTTTATAAATCTCACATCAAAAACTATTTTGAGGTTTCATGAAAACTTTTTACAATTTACGAATGTGTTTTTTTAATGGAATTTTTTTATTTTCCACGATAATTATTGCACAACCGGTTTTTCCTCCACCACCTCAATCAACTTTTGTTAGTCAACAAATATTAATTGAGCCGAGTTCACCTTCTGAAAAAATATCGCGCTGGGATAATGTTCCTGAAGCATTAAGAAATAAAAATTCTTTTAAAAGATTAGAGTGGTTTTACAGAACAAGAGAAAATGAAGCCGGAATATTTCCAAAAGAAGAAATTGAAATTCAGAAAAAGTTGGAAATGACGAAAATTAA is from Ignavibacteriota bacterium and encodes:
- a CDS encoding T9SS type A sorting domain-containing protein; this translates as MPETESKWEKVGFVKGNGNSNSTKVYSFTDKNLVGGSKFLYRLKQIDIDGKFEYSEEVEIEVLPTKYELMQNYPNPFNPNTNIKFSLPEDAKVSINVYNVLGEKVASVLNGELKAGFHEVNFGADSFGYQLSSGVYLYTIESKNFTQVKKMILMK